One Triticum dicoccoides isolate Atlit2015 ecotype Zavitan chromosome 4B, WEW_v2.0, whole genome shotgun sequence genomic window carries:
- the LOC119292685 gene encoding reticulon-like protein B2 yields the protein MRPSFSRRRDSSWMPRRMEPGSSSSSGSGSPALRPVKPELKETPLGRRARSGALVIKEPSPAVAPTRRSLRLVWLKPELDMLPVKPEHAGMVRRQRRAYLETQARSRAEARRRAEEGGVIVIDSDDEGEAGPSSAVRDPGEGCSRDAAGEAHDDDDDYTRFYRLLGIKRRNYLPLSFSPVSGLFSFPEAPRLLSDPATKQGLAMETSASGAEPANAGIEVSADPCSSAGGGHRLSVHQIVGGGKAADIILWKCKRATVGVIFGATIAWWLFEKSELSFLTICCDVLLILIVVQLIWVKISGLLNKQPRQLPELVLSEEMVNNAAASFRVKVNNMLMIAHDITLGKDFRLFFQVVSVLWLLSVIGNFYSSVTLAYIGTIALVTVPVLYHRHQEHVDRYAGMVHRNISRHYKIVDENVISRLPRSFIRDKDD from the exons ATGcgcccctccttctctcgccgccgcgACAGTTCCTGGATGCCGCGACGAATGGAgccggggtcgtcctcgtcgtcagGCTCCGGCTCGCCGGCCCTCCGCCCCGTCAAACCCGAGCTGAAGGAGACACCACTTGGGCGTCGCGCTCgcagcggcgccctcgtcatcaaggAGCCCTCGCCTGCGGTGGCACCGACGAGGCGCTCCCTTCGTCTGGTCTGGCTAAAGCCCGAGCTGGACATGCTTcccgtgaagccggagcacgccGGCATG GTGCGCCGCCAGCGTCGGGCGTACCTGGAGACCCAGGCCCGTAGCCGCGCCGAGGCCCGTCGCCGCGCCGAGGAGGGCGGTGTTATCgtcatcgacagcgacgacgagggcgagGCCGGGCCGTCAAGCGCTGTCCGCGACCCCggcgagggatgcagcagggacgccgCAGGTGAGGcgcacgacgacgacgacgactacacCCGCTTTtacaggcttctcggcat TAAAAGAAGAAActacctccccctttccttctcccccgtCTCCGGACTATTTTCTTTCCCCGAAGCGCCTCGCCTCCTCTCCGATCCCGCCACGAAGCAAGGGCTCGCCATGGAGACCAGCGCCAGCGGGGCGGAGCCCGCGAACGCCGGGATCGAGGTGTCCGCTGACCCCTGCAGCTCCGCGGGCGGCGGCCATCGACTCTCAGTGCACCAGATCGTTGGCGGCGGCAAAG CTGCTGATATCATCTTATGGAAGTGTAAACGTGCTACTGTTGGTGTTATATTTGGTGCTACTATTGCATGGTGGTTGTTCGAGAAGTCCGAACTATCGTTCTTGACTATCTGCTGTGATGTACTGCTCATTTTGATAGTTGTACAGCTCATATGGGTCAAAATATCTGGGTTGCTAAATAA GCAACCTAGGCAACTGCCTGAGTTAGTTCTGTCAGAGGAGATGGTTAATAATGCTGCGGCTTCATTCCGTGTTAAAGTGAACAACATGCTAATGATTGCACATGACATTACTCTTGGCAAAGACTTCCGGCTCTTTTTCCAG GTTGTGTCGGTCCTGTGGTTGCTATCTGTTATTGGCAATTTCTACTCTTCTGTAACTCTTGCTTATATAG GAACCATTGCTCTGGTGACAGTACCTGTACTTTACCATAGACACCAGGAGCACGTGGACAGGTATGCTGGGATGGTCCACCGGAATATCTCAAGGCATTACAAGATCGTCGACGAAAATGTGATAAGCAGACTACCTAGAAGCTTCATCAGAGATAAAGATGATTGA